From a region of the Pecten maximus chromosome 18, xPecMax1.1, whole genome shotgun sequence genome:
- the LOC117316856 gene encoding low affinity immunoglobulin epsilon Fc receptor-like, producing the protein MQTCLIFAALIFISRHYEVFCYEEDSVEKFEESSLTSEVVRLLNGTYFNLNEKVCQLQRRVDAIGGTTNSTSQCPCNNTEILEFKRSVSNELNDFSKTLSGFENEIRTLKNEQAELRELVQGGGDSDASSTTTTAATTTAEPECDDGWIMSPGGKCYYVSTTSQKTEWSRAINRCSDMGAKLVEFQTNEEAQFVMRNLPSRVSTSDIVYTGRKRNDAYVWVFLSNDEPVDTAVRTWGSGEPDGGTQTCGCTRKSDDFEMLDCLCTGYNLFYICENLPRPVSTTTATTSTTSAATTTGAPKDCDNGWISSPEKCYYVSTTSEKTDWGVAVSRCTKKGANLVEIKSDKEAQFIMENLPSRVGTSDIIYTGRKRNDEEVWVYLSNDEVVKTTERSWASGEPDGGTQRCGCTRRSENFLMLDCFCTGYNLFYICEIVR; encoded by the exons ATGCAGACGTGTTTAATTTTCGCTGCTTTGATTTTTATATCAAGGCATTATGAAGTATTTTGCTACGAAGAGGATTCGGTGGAGAAATTCGAAGAGAGTAGTTTAACAAGTGAAGTTGTAAGACTTTTGAACGGAACGTATTTCAATCTCAACGAAAAAGTATGTCAGCTACAAAGGCGAGTCGATGCTATTGGAGGAACGACAAACTCGACCAGTCAGTGTCCATGTAACAATACGGAAATCCTCGAATTCAAAAGATCAGTATCCAACGAACTAAATGATTTTTCAAAAACACTGTCAggatttgaaaatgaaattcgtACTTTGAAAAATGAGCAGGCTGAGTTACGAGAGTTAGTGCAGGGCGGAGGAGACAGTGACG CTAGTAGTACTACTACCACCGCCGCCACCACCACGGCAGAACCAGAGTGTGACGATGGCTGGATCATGTCACCTGGGGGAAAGTGTTACTATGTCTCCACCACTTCTCAGAAAACTGAGTGGAGTAGAGCTATT AATCGGTGTTCTGACATGGGAGCAAAACTAGTTGAGTTCCAAACTAACGAGGAGGCACAGTTCGTGATGCGAAATCTGCCATCACGTGTTT CTACAAGTGACATAGTATATACCGGACGTAAGAGGAATGATGCATACGTGTGGGTTTTCCTCAGTAACGATGAGCCTGTCGATACAGCGGTGAGGACATGGGGTAGTGGAGAGCCAGATGGAGGGACTCAGACATGCGGATGTACCCGAAAGTCAGATGACTTCGAAATGCTGGATTGTCTGTGTACCGGATATAACCTCTTTTATATCTGCGAGAATTTGC CCAGACCTGTTAGTACGACTACCGCCACTACAAGTACCACTTCCGCCGCCACCACTACTGGTGCACCAAAAGACTGTGACAATGGCTGGATTTCATCTCCAGAAAAGTGTTACTACGTATCCACTACTTCCGAGAAAACAGATTGGGGCGTTGCAGTT TCTCGGTGTACTAAGAAGGGGGCTAACCTAGTGGAGATCAAGTCGGACAAGGAAGCTCAATTTATTATGGAGAATCTGCCAAGTCGTGTTG GAACCAgtgatataatatacacaggACGTAAGAGGAATGATGAGGAAGTTTGGGTCTATCTCAGCAACGACGAAGTTGTCAAGACGACTGAGAGGTCCTGGGCTAGCGGGGAACCAGACGGAGGGACGCAGAGATGTGGATGTACCAGACGGTCAGAAAACTTCCTGATGTTGGACTGTTTTTGTACCGGATATAACCTCTTCTATATTTGCGAGATTGTGCGATAG